The Acinetobacter chinensis genomic sequence CAGCAAAATCTGAAAAATATAAAAACCGGCAATCAGGCACACCAATCCCACAACCAGACTGGAAAATGCATAGAGCATAGCAACGGAAAACTGCCCCTGACGGATCAGCTGAAAAGTTTCCAGTCCAAAACTTGAAAATGTGGTAAAGCCACCCAGTATTCCTACCATAATAAACAGCCGTGTTTCATTCTGAAGTACGGGAAAACGCTGACTGAAAGCAAAAAATACACCTGCCAGAAAACAGCCCAGCAGATTGACCGACCAGGTTGTCCATGGAAATAAACTCTGCGGTCTGACCAGCCACAGTCCTGCCCCATAACGCAGACTTGCACCAATCGCCCCACCTGCTGCAACAAGTAACCAGTTCATTCAACCTCCGGCTTTGTGTATAACTGTCATTTTATCCACAGCACTATAGCTGAAATCTGACTGTGCTTAAAATTTATGATGAATGACAATAAAAATTACGATAGTCTTTCTGCTTAAAACAGATACCGAATTGAGGAAATTATGGCTCAGGATTTACTTGCGCAGTTACAGACAGGCGAAGCAAAATTTGCAGATGTGATCAGCTATATAGAAGCCCGTTACACCCATACTCCTGCTGCTTTTCAAAATGGTGCTCAGCATAATGCTGCCACTGAAAATCAGGGCAGTGCCAAAGTCTTTGCTTTTGCAAAGCTGAACAATCTGAACCCTGAGCAGACCTTAAGTCTGTTTGCAGAACATTATGCATCTGTGCAGGCAAGCCCTGAAGCCACAGACCATCAGAACATCCGTCAGTTTATCCAGAATGGCTGGGATGGTATTGAGTTTGAAAGCCCTGCTCTGACTGCAAAATAAAGAGCTGATTTTCCTGACTATAGCTTTTAAGCTATAGTTTTCAGGAGATACGCACCCTACATGTCCATTCATCCACAGGTTTTCCTTCCCATGCCCGGACATGTTTTACATCAATCAGTTCTTCACCCGGCTTTTTCGCAGTAAAACGGAATACCCGTTCTCCCCCACTGCCCACCACGTTTTTCTGATTACTTTTCCCCTGCTGATAAGTTTCCTGAATCTCAAACAGCTGATGCTCAGAATTTACTTTCCAGCCATATCCTGTAGATGGGTTTTCAGCAAGGGTCAGTTCGATCACCTGACCGACATCCATTTCCATTAAGGATGGGCATTTCTTTTTCAGTGTATAGACATGCGTCTGTCCATCTACAGTTGGGCTCATACTCCCACACCCTGCAAGCAGGATTGCACCTGTCATCAGAACCAGTAACTTTTTCATTCAATCGGACTCATTTACAACAGGCTTCTAGCCTTTTACTTTTTCAATCCATTGAATTGAATTTACACGAAATAATTCACATGCACCATCACCGGTGTCATCAGGTGTCAGCGAAGACGTCCACACCAGATCTTTGTCCTTGATCTCCACCAGCTCACCTTTCAGCCGGACCAGATCGCCACGTTTTACATTTTTAATCTGAGCTGCAACTGCAGGACTGGCAGGAATAATATGCATATTGGACACCATTTGCATTGCCTGACTGGCAGGAACAGGGAGACGGTCCATTTTCCAGTTCAGATAACGGTCATACTGATTTACGCTGATGTGACGGGCAATTTCAGGTTCAGCAAACAGTCCCCAGCTCACTGCATAATCAATCGGTGAGAACTTTGCCTGTTCATCTTCGGTATAGACTTTTGAGCCTAAAATACGAAAATCACCTTTAAATAGCTGC encodes the following:
- a CDS encoding protease inhibitor I42 family protein is translated as MKKLLVLMTGAILLAGCGSMSPTVDGQTHVYTLKKKCPSLMEMDVGQVIELTLAENPSTGYGWKVNSEHQLFEIQETYQQGKSNQKNVVGSGGERVFRFTAKKPGEELIDVKHVRAWEGKPVDEWTCRVRIS
- the crcB gene encoding fluoride efflux transporter CrcB — encoded protein: MNWLLVAAGGAIGASLRYGAGLWLVRPQSLFPWTTWSVNLLGCFLAGVFFAFSQRFPVLQNETRLFIMVGILGGFTTFSSFGLETFQLIRQGQFSVAMLYAFSSLVVGLVCLIAGFYIFQILLANR
- a CDS encoding HopJ type III effector protein — translated: MAQDLLAQLQTGEAKFADVISYIEARYTHTPAAFQNGAQHNAATENQGSAKVFAFAKLNNLNPEQTLSLFAEHYASVQASPEATDHQNIRQFIQNGWDGIEFESPALTAK